In Anabrus simplex isolate iqAnaSimp1 chromosome 14, ASM4041472v1, whole genome shotgun sequence, a genomic segment contains:
- the LOC136885242 gene encoding uncharacterized protein isoform X3: protein MYVRFLLIMEEPVFIKCEPGYVSDTAELNNADRDVKLPIEKQTDVKTEPEDVFYKPIVKEELVIQDMKIETNDEEYNASVVSLKTRNRNKWI, encoded by the exons atgtatgtaag ATTCCTGTTGATAATGGAGGAGCCAGTTTTTATCAAATGTGAGCCTGGATATGTATCAGATACAGCAGAACTGAATAATGCG GATCGTGATGTGAAACTGCCCATTGAAAAACAGACAGATGTGAAGACTGAACCTGAAGATGTATTTTATAAACCAATTGTCAAAGAGGAACTTGTAATTCAG GACATGAAGATTGAAACCAATGATGAGGAGTATAATGCGAGTGTAGTTTCCTTGAAAAC aCGCAACCGGAACAAGTGGATCTGA